One segment of Alnus glutinosa chromosome 2, dhAlnGlut1.1, whole genome shotgun sequence DNA contains the following:
- the LOC133860044 gene encoding protein LAZY 1 encodes MKLLDWMHRKFRDSSIEPFKDFIIGNPCICLSASPSLDDQDSYTKSYGSRSSKKPKQEWEKSFSDTGAKREEENLEEETSTVISELFHGFLTIGTLGLEPIINEPATPTFAMPLESITESKSELTENDLKVINYELEKFLEAETKEWCNESSGRSSHASTITLSGKQTDEAENEDYEKILVCPLQGYLFGSSIELPETRKEVKKEKVSLEELFHRTKTTNETNTEKSERGEMQAKKTHKPAMHLMKKMLKKLHASSKSSTPSGGGDAADSVSIKKKLSKVIRIFQKKIHPESSIAGREFVDSHEYKVKNAPNGSYNNGDQMPLDEDNDGFTLGSMSNMRIPCCKTNLNPPQDGLHGSNLSAKEHWIKTDADYLVLEL; translated from the exons ATGAAG TTACTGGACTGGATGCACCGTAAATTTCGGGATAGTAGCATTGAGCCTTTCAAGGATTTCATTATTG GAAACCCTTGCATATGTCTTTCAGCATCACCATCACTTGACGACCAAGACTCCTATACAAAGTCATATGGATCCAGATCCTCAAAGAAACCCAAACAGGAAtgggaaaaatctttttctgACACTGGTGccaagagagaggaagaaaactTAGAAGAAGAAACATCTACTGTCATCTCTGAGCTCTTCCATGGATTTCTCACCATTGGAACTCTCGGTCTGGAGCCAATCATCAATGAGCCAGCAACACCTACGTTTGCCATGCCTCTGGAGAGCATAACTGAGAGCAAATCAGAGCTAACAGAGAATGACTTGAAGGTCATCAACTATGAGCTGGAGAAGTTCCTTGAGGCTGAAACTAAAGAATGGTGCAATGAATCATCTGGAAGGAGCAGTCATGCTAGCACTATTACACTCAGTGGCAAGCAAACAGATGAGGCCGAAAACGAAGATTATGAGAAGATTTTGGTATGTCCACTCCAAGGATATCTATTTGGCTCTTCGATTGAACTGccagaaacaagaaaagaagtAAAGAAAGAGAAGGTATCACTTGAGGAGCTGTTTCATAggacaaaaacaacaaatgaGACAAACACAGAGAAAAGTGAGAGAGGGGAGATGCAAGCCAAGAAAACACATAAGCCTGCTATGCATCTCATGAAGAAGATGCTAAAAAAGCTCCATGCTTCTTCAAAGAGCTCTACCCCTTCAGGTGGTGGTGATGCAGCTGACTCTGTTTCAATCAAGAAGAAACTCTCCAAG GTCATAcgtattttccaaaaaaaaatccatcctGAAAGCTCTATAGCTGGAAGAGAATTTGTTGATTCCCATGAATATAAAGTCAAGAATGCTCCCAATGGCAGTTACAATAATGGAGACCAGATGCCCCTGGATGAAGACAATGATGGGTTTACTCTAGGGTCCATGTCAAATATGAGGATCCCGTGTTGTAAGACCAACTTGAACCCACCCCAAGACGGGCTGCATGGAAGTAATTTAAGTGCGAAAGAGCATTGGATCAAGACAGATGCGGACT ACTTGGTGTTGGAGCTTTAG
- the LOC133860046 gene encoding probable metal-nicotianamine transporter YSL6 isoform X2, whose product MIPDKEPKAKMMRKEGECVEVSEPLLEEAQRIGAVEPERVPEWREQITIRGLAVSAVLGTLFCIITHKLNLTVGIIPSLNVSAGLLGFFFVKTWTSFLSKLGFSIKPFTKQENTVIQTCVVACYGLAFSGGFGSYMIAMDERTYELIGVDYPGNRAEDVKNPGLLWMIGFLFVVSFLGLFSLVPLRKVMVMDYKLTYPSGTATAMLINSFHTNTGAELAGKQVRCLGKYLSISLFWSFFKWFFSGIGDSCGFDNFPTLGLALYRNTFYFDFSPTYVGCGLICPHIVNCSVLLGAIISWGFLWPFISQHAGDWYPADLGSNDFKGLYGYKVFIAISLILGDGLYNLIKIIAITVKELFNKSTKQSNLPVTAEVLDEESSILLMEQRKRDEIFLKDRIPTWFAAAGYVGLAAISTATIPIIFPPLKWYLVLSSYIIAPALAFCNSYGTGLTDWSLATTYGKIGLFIIASLVGTSGGVLAGLAACGVMMAIVSTAADLMQDFKTGYLTLSSAKSMFVSQLVGTAMGCIIAPLTFWLFWTAFDIGSPDGPYKAPYAVIFREMAILGIQGFSELPKHCLAICCGFFVAALIVNLLRDVTPTKISQYIPIPMAMAVPFYIGAYFAIDMFVGTAILFVWERVNRKDAEDYAGAVASGLICGDGIWTIPSAILSILRVNPPICMYFGPSLSS is encoded by the exons ATGATTCCTGACAAGGAGCCGAAGGCAAAAATGATGCGCAAGGAGGGCGAGTGCGTGGAAGTATCTGAGCCGTTGCTGGAGGAGGCCCAGAGGATCGGGGCCGTGGAACCCGAACGCGTCCCTGAATGGAGGGAGCAGATCACGATCAGAGGGCTGGCCGTGAGCGCTGTGTTGGGGACCCTCTTCTGCATCATCACGCACAAGCTCAATCTGACGGTCGGGATCATCCCGTCCCTCAACGTCTCCGCTGGGTTGCTCGGGTTCTTCTTCGTCAAGACGTGGACTAGCTTCTTGTCCAAGCTTGGGTTCTCAATTAAGCCCTTCACCAAGCAAGAGAACACCGTTATTCAGACCTGCGTCGTCGCTTGCTATGGCCTTGCATTTAGCG GGGGCTTTGGTTCGTATATGATTGCAATGGATGAGAGAACTTATGAACTCATTGGTGTTGATTATCCGGGTAACCGGGCAGAAGATGTTAAGAACCCAGGCCTGCTGTGGATGATTGGTTTTTTATTTGTAGTCAGCTTCCTTGGCCTTTTTAGTCTTGTTCCACTTCGTAAG GTTATGGTCATGGATTATAAGCTTACATATCCTAGTGGCACAGCAACTGCAATGTTGATAAATAGCTTTCATACCAACACTGGAGCTGAGCTTGCAGG GAAGCAAGTCCGTTGTCTTGGAAAATATCTGAGCATAAGTTTATTCTGGAGCTTCTTTAAGTGGTTCTTCAGTGGAATTGGCGATTCTTGTGGATTTGACAATTTTCCCACCCTTGGCTTGGCACTATATAGGAACAC GTTTTATTTTGACTTTAGTCCAACTTATGTTGGATGTGGTCTTATTTGCCCACATATAGTCAATTGCTCAGTTCTTCTTGGCGCTATTATATCATGGGGTTTCCTCTGGCCCTTTATTTCCCAACATGCCGGAGATTGGTACCCAGCTGACCTTGGCAGCAATGATTTTAAAGGACTCTATGGATACAAG GTCTTCATAGCTATTTCACTTATTCTTGGGGATGGTCTTTACAATTTGATCAAGATAATTGCTATAACTGTTAAGGAGCTGTTTAACAAAAGCACCAAACAGAGCAACCTTCCTGTCACTGCAGAGGTTCTAG ATGAGGAAAGTTCTATACTGTTAATGGAGCAGAGAAAGAGGGATGAGATATTTCTTAAAGACAGGATACCCACCTGGTTTGCAGCCGCTGGATATGTGGGTCTGGCTGCAATATCAACAGCGACAATACCCATCATCTTTCCACCCCTCAAGTGGTATCTGGTTCTAAGCTCCTACATCATTGCCCCTGCCCTTGCCTTCTGCAACTCTTATGGCACTGGACTCACAGATTGGAGCTTGGCTACGACTTACGGAAAGATTGGTCTTTTCATCATTGCTTCATTGGTTGGAACCAGTGGCGGGGTTCTAGCCGGCCTAGCAGCTTGTGGGGTTATGATGGCCATTGTCTCCACTGCAGCTGATCTCATgcaagatttcaagactggttACCTCACTCTATCTTCGGCTAAGTCGATGTTTGTGAGCCAGTTGGTTGGAACAGCCATGGGTTGTATCATTGCCCCTCTTACATTCTGGTTGTTTTGGACTGCTTTTGATATTGGTTCACCTGATGGTCCTTACAAAGCACCGTATGCTGTAATATTCAGGGAAATGGCCATTCTAGGTATTCAAGGCTTCTCTGAGCTGCCGAAGCATTGCCTGGCCATTTGTTGTGGGTTTTTTGTGGCAGCTTTGATCGTAAACCTCCTGAGGGATGTGACTCCCACAAAGATCTCCCAATATATTCCAATTCCAATGGCTATGGCAGTCCCCTTTTATATTGGAGCTTACTTTGCTATAGACATGTTTGTTGGTACAGCGATATTGTTCGTATGGGAGCGAGTTAATCGAAAGGATGCTGAGGATTATGCAGGGGCTGTTGCTTCGGGTTTAATATGTGGCGACGGCATATGGACGATTCCATCAGCAATCCTCTCTATTTTAAGGGTCAATCCACCCATCTGCATGTATTTTGGGCCTTCTTTGAGCAGCTGA
- the LOC133860046 gene encoding probable metal-nicotianamine transporter YSL6 isoform X1 yields the protein MIPDKEPKAKMMRKEGECVEVSEPLLEEAQRIGAVEPERVPEWREQITIRGLAVSAVLGTLFCIITHKLNLTVGIIPSLNVSAGLLGFFFVKTWTSFLSKLGFSIKPFTKQENTVIQTCVVACYGLAFSGGFGSYMIAMDERTYELIGVDYPGNRAEDVKNPGLLWMIGFLFVVSFLGLFSLVPLRKVMVMDYKLTYPSGTATAMLINSFHTNTGAELAGKQVRCLGKYLSISLFWSFFKWFFSGIGDSCGFDNFPTLGLALYRNTFYFDFSPTYVGCGLICPHIVNCSVLLGAIISWGFLWPFISQHAGDWYPADLGSNDFKGLYGYKVFIAISLILGDGLYNLIKIIAITVKELFNKSTKQSNLPVTAEVLADEESSILLMEQRKRDEIFLKDRIPTWFAAAGYVGLAAISTATIPIIFPPLKWYLVLSSYIIAPALAFCNSYGTGLTDWSLATTYGKIGLFIIASLVGTSGGVLAGLAACGVMMAIVSTAADLMQDFKTGYLTLSSAKSMFVSQLVGTAMGCIIAPLTFWLFWTAFDIGSPDGPYKAPYAVIFREMAILGIQGFSELPKHCLAICCGFFVAALIVNLLRDVTPTKISQYIPIPMAMAVPFYIGAYFAIDMFVGTAILFVWERVNRKDAEDYAGAVASGLICGDGIWTIPSAILSILRVNPPICMYFGPSLSS from the exons ATGATTCCTGACAAGGAGCCGAAGGCAAAAATGATGCGCAAGGAGGGCGAGTGCGTGGAAGTATCTGAGCCGTTGCTGGAGGAGGCCCAGAGGATCGGGGCCGTGGAACCCGAACGCGTCCCTGAATGGAGGGAGCAGATCACGATCAGAGGGCTGGCCGTGAGCGCTGTGTTGGGGACCCTCTTCTGCATCATCACGCACAAGCTCAATCTGACGGTCGGGATCATCCCGTCCCTCAACGTCTCCGCTGGGTTGCTCGGGTTCTTCTTCGTCAAGACGTGGACTAGCTTCTTGTCCAAGCTTGGGTTCTCAATTAAGCCCTTCACCAAGCAAGAGAACACCGTTATTCAGACCTGCGTCGTCGCTTGCTATGGCCTTGCATTTAGCG GGGGCTTTGGTTCGTATATGATTGCAATGGATGAGAGAACTTATGAACTCATTGGTGTTGATTATCCGGGTAACCGGGCAGAAGATGTTAAGAACCCAGGCCTGCTGTGGATGATTGGTTTTTTATTTGTAGTCAGCTTCCTTGGCCTTTTTAGTCTTGTTCCACTTCGTAAG GTTATGGTCATGGATTATAAGCTTACATATCCTAGTGGCACAGCAACTGCAATGTTGATAAATAGCTTTCATACCAACACTGGAGCTGAGCTTGCAGG GAAGCAAGTCCGTTGTCTTGGAAAATATCTGAGCATAAGTTTATTCTGGAGCTTCTTTAAGTGGTTCTTCAGTGGAATTGGCGATTCTTGTGGATTTGACAATTTTCCCACCCTTGGCTTGGCACTATATAGGAACAC GTTTTATTTTGACTTTAGTCCAACTTATGTTGGATGTGGTCTTATTTGCCCACATATAGTCAATTGCTCAGTTCTTCTTGGCGCTATTATATCATGGGGTTTCCTCTGGCCCTTTATTTCCCAACATGCCGGAGATTGGTACCCAGCTGACCTTGGCAGCAATGATTTTAAAGGACTCTATGGATACAAG GTCTTCATAGCTATTTCACTTATTCTTGGGGATGGTCTTTACAATTTGATCAAGATAATTGCTATAACTGTTAAGGAGCTGTTTAACAAAAGCACCAAACAGAGCAACCTTCCTGTCACTGCAGAGGTTCTAG CAGATGAGGAAAGTTCTATACTGTTAATGGAGCAGAGAAAGAGGGATGAGATATTTCTTAAAGACAGGATACCCACCTGGTTTGCAGCCGCTGGATATGTGGGTCTGGCTGCAATATCAACAGCGACAATACCCATCATCTTTCCACCCCTCAAGTGGTATCTGGTTCTAAGCTCCTACATCATTGCCCCTGCCCTTGCCTTCTGCAACTCTTATGGCACTGGACTCACAGATTGGAGCTTGGCTACGACTTACGGAAAGATTGGTCTTTTCATCATTGCTTCATTGGTTGGAACCAGTGGCGGGGTTCTAGCCGGCCTAGCAGCTTGTGGGGTTATGATGGCCATTGTCTCCACTGCAGCTGATCTCATgcaagatttcaagactggttACCTCACTCTATCTTCGGCTAAGTCGATGTTTGTGAGCCAGTTGGTTGGAACAGCCATGGGTTGTATCATTGCCCCTCTTACATTCTGGTTGTTTTGGACTGCTTTTGATATTGGTTCACCTGATGGTCCTTACAAAGCACCGTATGCTGTAATATTCAGGGAAATGGCCATTCTAGGTATTCAAGGCTTCTCTGAGCTGCCGAAGCATTGCCTGGCCATTTGTTGTGGGTTTTTTGTGGCAGCTTTGATCGTAAACCTCCTGAGGGATGTGACTCCCACAAAGATCTCCCAATATATTCCAATTCCAATGGCTATGGCAGTCCCCTTTTATATTGGAGCTTACTTTGCTATAGACATGTTTGTTGGTACAGCGATATTGTTCGTATGGGAGCGAGTTAATCGAAAGGATGCTGAGGATTATGCAGGGGCTGTTGCTTCGGGTTTAATATGTGGCGACGGCATATGGACGATTCCATCAGCAATCCTCTCTATTTTAAGGGTCAATCCACCCATCTGCATGTATTTTGGGCCTTCTTTGAGCAGCTGA